The genomic stretch TATTCGCTCAGGGTCTTACGACCATCGGCATCACAGGCTTTTATGGGCTTGCCGCAGTGAATGCAAAAGCCGCTGTGCTTCCGGGAACGCATGTTCTCCACCAGTTCCTTCGAGATCATACCCTCTTCGAGAAGAAGATCTGGCTGGTGAGTTCATTTTGAGCGAACGTAGTGAGTCGAAGGAAATCCCGCTTGTGTATAAAACCAATAATTGTTCAATTGAGCTTATGTATTGAATCGATTACTAATTTGATGCTCATATTATTCTATTATTGACTTAATAGCAATAGTGAATTATGTAAAAAACAAGAAATAATTTTTGCTTGAAAATTGGGTTAAGGAGAATAATATGAAATGTTTTCTTGCTACACTAACGATATTGACCAGTCTGGGATTCGCTGAGTGGCATATCGAGATTGTGGATACGGGAGGAGGCGATTTCTGCTCCCTGGCTCTGGATTCCTCAGGAAATCCACATATCTCCTATGCAAGATATTTCTCTTCTCTGAAGTACGCTTTCTGGAACGGTTCCTACTGGGAGATCGAAACCGTTGACGCAACATTTAATACAGGCGCATACAACTCCCTTGCTCTAGATGCCTTGGGCAACCCACATATCTCCTACTCCGATCACTCCGACGAAGATGATGATCTGATGTATGCATTCTGGAACGGTTCTTCCTGGCAAATCGAGATTGTGGATTCAGAAGGTGTAGTAGGCAAATCCACCTCACTGGCTCTGGATTCCTCGGGTAATCCACATATCTCCTACTGGGATTTCACTAACAATGATTTGAAATACGCTTTCTGGAATGGCTCCTCATGGGATATCGAAACCGTGGACGCAGTAGGTAATGTAGGCCAATATTCCTCACTGGCACTGGACTCTTCTGGCATACCCCATATCTCTTACCGCGATCAAACTAATGATGATCTGAAGTATGCCGTCTGGAATGGCTTGTACTGGGTTAACGAGACTGTGGATTCAGAAGGTGAAGTAGGACTGAACTCCTCACTAGCTCTGGACTCCCTGGGCAATCCACACATCTCCTATCTCGATTGTTACTCAGACCATGATCTGAAGTACGCTAGTTGGAACGGTTCCTCCTGGGAAATTGAGATTGTGGATTCAGAAAGTCGTGTATCCTGCGGCACCTCCCTGGCGCTGGACTCCTTGGGCAATCCATACATCTCCTATGGCAATGGTTACCCAGACTATGATCTGCAGTGCGCCAGTTGGAACGGTTCCTCCTGGGAAATCGAGATTGTTGACTCAGAAGGTTACATGGGCTCCTCCCTGGCTCTGGACTCCTTGGGCAACCCACATATCTCCTACTTCAACAACTCTTACAGTAATCTGACGTATGCCTATTTCACTCTGGAGGGGATCGAGGATGATCTGGTTATTTCAGAGTACTCACTCTCGGGCGTATCACCTAATCCGGTAATCGGAA from Candidatus Aegiribacteria sp. encodes the following:
- a CDS encoding T9SS type A sorting domain-containing protein yields the protein MKCFLATLTILTSLGFAEWHIEIVDTGGGDFCSLALDSSGNPHISYARYFSSLKYAFWNGSYWEIETVDATFNTGAYNSLALDALGNPHISYSDHSDEDDDLMYAFWNGSSWQIEIVDSEGVVGKSTSLALDSSGNPHISYWDFTNNDLKYAFWNGSSWDIETVDAVGNVGQYSSLALDSSGIPHISYRDQTNDDLKYAVWNGLYWVNETVDSEGEVGLNSSLALDSLGNPHISYLDCYSDHDLKYASWNGSSWEIEIVDSESRVSCGTSLALDSLGNPYISYGNGYPDYDLQCASWNGSSWEIEIVDSEGYMGSSLALDSLGNPHISYFNNSYSNLTYAYFTLEGIEDDLVISEYSLSGVSPNPVIGTACIHFGVPKASLVRFSVFDISGRLVSESREIEYSSGYHDIQLEDFSSGIYFCRMITDDFTATQEFVVIK